A genomic region of Homo sapiens chromosome 4, GRCh38.p14 Primary Assembly contains the following coding sequences:
- the ZFYVE28 gene encoding lateral signaling target protein 2 homolog isoform 5 (isoform 5 is encoded by transcript variant 5), with amino-acid sequence MMNRFRKWLYKPKDNVLNIINQIMDECIPQDRAPRDFCVKFPEEIRHDNLAGQLWFGAECLAAGSIIMNRELESMAMRPLAKELTRSLEDVRGALRDQALRDLNTYTEKMREALRHFDVLFAEFELSYVSAMVPVKSPREYYVQQEVIVLFCETVERNGKGVLKFMWNCNGP; translated from the exons GACAATGTGTTGAACATCATTAACCAGATCATGGATGAGTGCATCCCCCAGGACCGCGCCCCCAGAGATTTCTGCGTCAAGTTCCCTGAGGAGATCCGGCACGACAACCTGGCCGGCCAGCTGTGGTTCGGTGCCGAG TGCCTGGCCGCCGGCTCCATCATCATGAACCGGGAGCTGGAGAGCATGGCCATGCGCCCGCTGGCCAAGGAGCTGACGCGCAGCCTGGAGGACGTGCGGGGCGCCCTCCGTGACCAGGCGCTGCGGGACCTGAACACCTACACAGAGAAGATGAGGGAAGCGCTGAGGCACTTCGACGTCCTGTTCGCAGAGTTTGAGCTCAG CTACGTCTCGGCCATGGTGCCTGTGAAGTCCCCCAGGGAGTACTACGTGCAGCAGGAGGTCATCGTGCTCTTCTGCGAGACGGTGGAGAG aaatggaaaaggtgttctaaaattcatgtggaactgCAATGGGccctaa
- the ZFYVE28 gene encoding lateral signaling target protein 2 homolog isoform 6 (isoform 6 is encoded by transcript variant 6): MDECIPQDRAPRDFCVKFPEEIRHDNLAGQLWFGAECLAAGSIIMNRELESMAMRPLAKELTRSLEDVRGALRDQALRDLNTYTEKMREALRHFDVLFAEFELSYVSAMVPVKSPREYYVQQEVIVLFCETVERALDFGYLTQDMIDDYEPALMFSIPRLAIV, from the exons ATGGATGAGTGCATCCCCCAGGACCGCGCCCCCAGAGATTTCTGCGTCAAGTTCCCTGAGGAGATCCGGCACGACAACCTGGCCGGCCAGCTGTGGTTCGGTGCCGAG TGCCTGGCCGCCGGCTCCATCATCATGAACCGGGAGCTGGAGAGCATGGCCATGCGCCCGCTGGCCAAGGAGCTGACGCGCAGCCTGGAGGACGTGCGGGGCGCCCTCCGTGACCAGGCGCTGCGGGACCTGAACACCTACACAGAGAAGATGAGGGAAGCGCTGAGGCACTTCGACGTCCTGTTCGCAGAGTTTGAGCTCAG CTACGTCTCGGCCATGGTGCCTGTGAAGTCCCCCAGGGAGTACTACGTGCAGCAGGAGGTCATCGTGCTCTTCTGCGAGACGGTGGAGAG GGCCCTGGACTTCGGGTACCTGACTCAGGACATGATTGATGACTACGAGCCGGCCCTCATGTTCAGCATCCCCAGGCTGGCCATCGTGTG a
- the ZFYVE28 gene encoding lateral signaling target protein 2 homolog isoform 4 (isoform 4 is encoded by transcript variant 4) — translation MMNRFRKWLYKPKRSDPQLLARFYYADEELNQVAAELDSLDGRKDPQRCTLLVSQFRSCQDNVLNIINQIMDECIPQDRAPRDFCVKFPEEIRHDNLAGQLWFGAECLAAGSIIMNRELESMAMRPLAKELTRSLEDVRGALRDQALRDLNTYTEKMREALRHFDVLFAEFELSYVSAMVPVKSPREYYVQQEVIVLFCETVERALDFGYLTQDMIDDYEPALMFSIPRLAIVCPLLPAHPRTRAGATAHVACRMVAGSSSGALTHPPVSKQGVISALLRPLPELPP, via the exons AGGTCGGATCCGCAGCTGCTTGCCCGGTTCTACTATGCCGACGAGGAGCTGAACCAGGTGGCCGCGGAGCTGGACAGCCTGGATGGGCGGAAGGACCCCCAGCGGTGCACGCTGCTGGTCAGCCAGTTCCGCTCCTGTCAG GACAATGTGTTGAACATCATTAACCAGATCATGGATGAGTGCATCCCCCAGGACCGCGCCCCCAGAGATTTCTGCGTCAAGTTCCCTGAGGAGATCCGGCACGACAACCTGGCCGGCCAGCTGTGGTTCGGTGCCGAG TGCCTGGCCGCCGGCTCCATCATCATGAACCGGGAGCTGGAGAGCATGGCCATGCGCCCGCTGGCCAAGGAGCTGACGCGCAGCCTGGAGGACGTGCGGGGCGCCCTCCGTGACCAGGCGCTGCGGGACCTGAACACCTACACAGAGAAGATGAGGGAAGCGCTGAGGCACTTCGACGTCCTGTTCGCAGAGTTTGAGCTCAG CTACGTCTCGGCCATGGTGCCTGTGAAGTCCCCCAGGGAGTACTACGTGCAGCAGGAGGTCATCGTGCTCTTCTGCGAGACGGTGGAGAG GGCCCTGGACTTCGGGTACCTGACTCAGGACATGATTGATGACTACGAGCCGGCCCTCATGTTCAGCATCCCCAGGCTGGCCATCGTGTG ccccctccttCCAGCCCATCCCAGAACACGTGCAGGAGCCACCGCCCACGTGGCCTGCAGGATGGTTGCCGGATCCTCTTCAGGGGCCCTCACCCATCCACCTGTGTCAAAACAAGGTGTCATCTCTGCCCTGCTCAGACCCTTGCCGGAGCTCCCACCGTGA